The Leifsonia sp. ZF2019 DNA segment TCCCCGGCGCCGGGCACGCACGAAGCGGCCGATCGCCTGGGCGAAGAACAGCGGGGTGGAGGCGCTGGTCGCGTACACGCCCACGGCGAGCCGCGGCACGTCGACGCCCTCCGACACCATGCGCACGGCGACCATCCAGCGCGAGGTGCCCTTCGAGAACTCCTCGATCCGGTCGCTCGCCTCTTTCTCGTCCGAGAGGACGACCGTCACCGGCTCCCCGGTGATCTGCTGCAGGATGTCGGCGTACGCGCGCGCCGCGTAGTGGTCGGTCGCGATGACCAGCCCGCCCGCGTCGGGGATGGCGCCGCGCACCTCGGTCAGGCGGCGGTCGGCTGCGCTGAGCACGGCGGGGATCCATTCGCCGCGCGGATCGAGCGCGGTGCGCCACGCCTGCGACGTGATGTCCTTGGTGTTGCCCTCGCCGAGCCGCGCCTCCATCTCGTCGCCGGTCTTCGTGCGCCAGCGCATGTGGCCGGCGTAGACCATGAAGATGACGGGCCGCACGACGCCGTCGGCGAGAGCGCGCCCGTAGCCGTAGTTGTAGTCGGTGAGCGACGTGCGGATGCCCTGCTTGTCGGGCAGGTAGGTGACGAACGGGATGGGCGCTGTGTCCGAGCGGAACGGCGTCCCCGTCAGCGACAGCCGACGGGTCGCGCGCTCGAACGCGTCGCGGATGCCGTCGCCCCAGCTGAGTGCGTCGCCGCCGTGGTGCACCTCGTCGAGGATGACGAGGGTCCGGCTCGCCTCGGTGATGTCCTTGTGGAGGCTCGGCCGCATGGCGACCTGCGCGTAGGTGACGGCGACACCTTTGTAGTGTCGGGCGTAGCGGCCGTCGGCGTTCCGGAAGTCGGGGTCGAGGTTGAGCCCGACGCGCGAGGCGGCCTCCGCCCACTGCCGCTTGAGGTGCTCGGTGGGAGCGACGACGGTGACGCGCTCGATCGTGCGGCGGGCCAGCAGCTCGGTCGCGAGGCGCAGCGCGAACGTCGTCTTTCCGGCGCCCGGTGTCGCGGCGGCGAGGAAGTCGCGCGGCTCGTTCTGGAAGTACGCGTCGAGCGCCTCGGCCTGCCAGGCACGCAGCTTGCCCGCGGTTCCCCACGCGGCGCGCTCCGGGAACGAGGGCGACAGATGCTCGGCGGCGAAGCTTCCGGCATGCACTCCCACAGCCGACGCATCGGCGCCCGATTCAGGGCCCGGCTCGAACCCGGGGAGGGAGGCAGCTGTCGTTTCCACGTGGATCAAATCTACCCGCTCGCCCCGACATCCGCGTCGCGGGAGCGGTCGGATGCAGAATGGAGGAATGGTCGAAGCGCAGCACCCCTGGTCCCGCTATGTCGCCCTCGGCGACTCCTTCACGGAGGGCATCGGCGACCCCGAGCCCGCCAGCCCCGGCGGGCACCGCGGCTGGGCCGACCGCGTGGCGGAAGTGCTGAGCAGCCAGACGGACGACTTCGCGTACGCCAACCTCGCGGTGCGCGGCAAGCTGATCAAGCAGATCCTGGACGAGCAGGTCGCGCCCGCCCTGGCGCTCCGCCCCGATCTCATCACCATCTCGGCGGGCGGCAACGACGTGATCCGTCCCGGCACCGATCCCGATCAGATCGCCGTGCTGTTCGACGAGGCGGTGACCCGGCTCAGCCGCGACGGAGCCACGATCGTGGTCTTCACGGGCGTCGACGTCGGCTTCTCCCCCGTCTTCCGCGGCATCCGCGGCAAGGTCGCGATCTACAACGAGAACGTGCGCGCCATCGCCGCCCGGCACGATTGCATCGTCGCCGACCAGTGGGCGCTCACCGAGATCCAGGATCAGCGCATGTGGGCACCCGACCGTCTCCACCTCGCGCCGCTCGGCCACCACACCGTCGCGCGGATGGTGCTGGCCGCCCTCAACGTGCCCAACGACCTGCAGCCCCTCGAACCCGAGCCGCTTCCCGTGCGCACCTGGCGTCAGGCCCGTGCGGAGGACCTCTCCTGGGCTCGCGAGTACCTCGTGCCGTGGGTCGTCCGGCGCATCCGCCACCAGTCCTCGGGGGACCATGTGCTGCCCAAGCGCCCGGAGGCCGGGCCGTTCCTGATCCGCACGGAGGACTGACCGAGCACCTCACGCGCCGCATCGATCGACGAGGAGTCCCATGCCCCGCCCCGGCCCCACGACCGGCTCCGGCCCCTCCGGGGTCCCGGATGGCGTCGTGTCGTTCGAGACGTTCGCAGCCGCCCTCTCCGCGCTCCGTGTCGCCGCCGGGCCGCCCTCCTATGAGGAGATCGCCCGCCGCATCGGACGCGCGCGGGCCGAAGCCGGCCGCGGTAGCGCGCCCGGCAAGGTGACCGTCTACGACTGCTTCAGACCCGAACGACAGCGCCTGGACATCGAGTTGGTGCACGACATCGTCCTCGCCCTGACCGGAGACGCGCACCGCGCAGACGGCTGGCGGCATCTGGCGCAGACGCTGAACGGAGCGCGGGCCGGCGGGCACGTCGTCGTCACGACGCACCCGCCCGCCGCGGAGCCGGACGGGCGGCCGATGGGAACGCCCTCACCGCACATCACGCTGATCTCCGGACTCCCCGGTGTCGGCAAGAGCACCCTCGCCCGCGAACTCGCCTCCGCTGCGCGTCTTCCCGGTGGCGTCCACATCGTCGAACTGCGCGGCTACCACGCCGTGCTCGCGCCGGCGGAGCCGTTGGAGGTGCTCCGCGCCCTCGCGCGCGCCGTCGGAGCCCGGATCGCCACGCCTGCGACAGCGCAGAACCTCCGAGCCGCCGTCGACGCCGCCCTCGACGCCCGGCCTGCCGCCGTGATCTTCGAGGACGCCGGCTCGGTCGCCGAACTCGTCCCGGTGCTCCCAGACGGGGCCGCCTGCTTCGTCACGAGCCGCTCCGCGCTCGAGGGAGCGGAAGCGCTCGCCGCGGCCCGCGGGATCCGCATCCCCGTGCGCCGGCTCGCCCTCGCGCCCCTCGACGTCGAAGCAGCCGCCGCCGAGATCGCACGCGCCCTCGACCGCCCGGACGCCCCCGCCGCCGCGCTCGACCGCCTCGCGCGGGCGAGCGGCGGGATCCGGCTGGCGATAGACCTGATCGTCCGGTTCGCGCACGAACACCCTGACTGGACGCCCGAAGACATCGCCGACCGTTTCGACGTGACCGCGGCGGCGTCCCCCATCCACCCTCTGCTGGACACGGTCTATCGCGGCCTGTCCGCCGACGAGGCCGCCGCGCTGCGTCGGCTGGCGCTGCTGTCGTCGCCCATCGACGCCGGGACTCTGGCCCAGGCCTCCCCCGAGACGACGGCCGCGCTCGCGCGGCTGCGATCCCTGCATCTCGTCGAGCCCGGCGACACCGTCACGCTGCACGATGCCGTGCGCTCGTACGCGCGGGCCCGGGCTTTCGAGGAGGACCCGCTCAGCCGGCGTCGGTCCTTCGCCGCCGCGCTCGCCGACGCCGCGCGACTGCGGCTCGCCGAGAGCGAGCGGATGGACCGCGCCCACGCGCTCGTCCTGCACGCCGCGGGCGTGCTGGCACACGATCAGGGAGCCGACGAGGAGCTCGTCGCCCTCGCGCTCGCCGCGAGCGCGCATCTGGAGGACGACGGCCACTGGAGCGAGATCGTCTCGGTGCTCGAGCGCGCCGACGCGGTCGCGCCTGCGGACCGCCGCGGCGAGCTCGCCGAGCTGATGGCCCGCTCGTACGAGAAGCTCGGCCGTGTGGACGACTCGCTCGCCAGCCTGCACCGCGCCCAACGCCTCGGCGACGAGAGCCTCCCCGGCCGGCTCTGGAACGTCATCGGCAACCTCCACCGCGGGCTCGGGCACTGGGATGCCGCCCGCGACGCCTACCGCCGCGCCGCCCACGTTGCGCGCACGGCCGGAAATGACATCACGGAGGGACGCGCCCTCGGCAATGAGGCCAACCTCGCCCGGCTGTGCGGCGCACTCGCCGAGTCCGCGCGGCTGTTCGACCGCGCGCTGGCGGTCACCGACCGCGCCGGCGACGCGGGAAACCGGACCATCCTGCGAAGCAACCGGGTCTTCCTCGATGCCGCACTGGGCCGATTCGACGTCGCGGAGGCCGAAGCCCGATCTCTCCTCGCCGAGGCCCCGCCGGGCATCCCGGCTGCTTACCACTGCGTCCCGCTGGCGACCGTGCTGCTCGCCGCCGGGCGCCCCGCGGAGGCGGTGGACGCACTCGACGACGGGCGGCGCCGCAGCGACGGCGGCGAGTCGTTCGACGTGCTCCCCGAGATCGCAGCGCTCCGCGGTCAGGCG contains these protein-coding regions:
- a CDS encoding SGNH/GDSL hydrolase family protein, translated to MVEAQHPWSRYVALGDSFTEGIGDPEPASPGGHRGWADRVAEVLSSQTDDFAYANLAVRGKLIKQILDEQVAPALALRPDLITISAGGNDVIRPGTDPDQIAVLFDEAVTRLSRDGATIVVFTGVDVGFSPVFRGIRGKVAIYNENVRAIAARHDCIVADQWALTEIQDQRMWAPDRLHLAPLGHHTVARMVLAALNVPNDLQPLEPEPLPVRTWRQARAEDLSWAREYLVPWVVRRIRHQSSGDHVLPKRPEAGPFLIRTED
- a CDS encoding AAA family ATPase — its product is MPRPGPTTGSGPSGVPDGVVSFETFAAALSALRVAAGPPSYEEIARRIGRARAEAGRGSAPGKVTVYDCFRPERQRLDIELVHDIVLALTGDAHRADGWRHLAQTLNGARAGGHVVVTTHPPAAEPDGRPMGTPSPHITLISGLPGVGKSTLARELASAARLPGGVHIVELRGYHAVLAPAEPLEVLRALARAVGARIATPATAQNLRAAVDAALDARPAAVIFEDAGSVAELVPVLPDGAACFVTSRSALEGAEALAAARGIRIPVRRLALAPLDVEAAAAEIARALDRPDAPAAALDRLARASGGIRLAIDLIVRFAHEHPDWTPEDIADRFDVTAAASPIHPLLDTVYRGLSADEAAALRRLALLSSPIDAGTLAQASPETTAALARLRSLHLVEPGDTVTLHDAVRSYARARAFEEDPLSRRRSFAAALADAARLRLAESERMDRAHALVLHAAGVLAHDQGADEELVALALAASAHLEDDGHWSEIVSVLERADAVAPADRRGELAELMARSYEKLGRVDDSLASLHRAQRLGDESLPGRLWNVIGNLHRGLGHWDAARDAYRRAAHVARTAGNDITEGRALGNEANLARLCGALAESARLFDRALAVTDRAGDAGNRTILRSNRVFLDAALGRFDVAEAEARSLLAEAPPGIPAAYHCVPLATVLLAAGRPAEAVDALDDGRRRSDGGESFDVLPEIAALRGQALRAVGRLDEAERTALDALAAVDGTGFELPVADALGTLALIALDRGRVSEAADAAGRALTFAERMGDVNEQARSHEILGRIALAAGEPADAEVRLREAVRLLRKMGHERGERLATEFADASDVVA
- a CDS encoding DEAD/DEAH box helicase yields the protein MHAGSFAAEHLSPSFPERAAWGTAGKLRAWQAEALDAYFQNEPRDFLAAATPGAGKTTFALRLATELLARRTIERVTVVAPTEHLKRQWAEAASRVGLNLDPDFRNADGRYARHYKGVAVTYAQVAMRPSLHKDITEASRTLVILDEVHHGGDALSWGDGIRDAFERATRRLSLTGTPFRSDTAPIPFVTYLPDKQGIRTSLTDYNYGYGRALADGVVRPVIFMVYAGHMRWRTKTGDEMEARLGEGNTKDITSQAWRTALDPRGEWIPAVLSAADRRLTEVRGAIPDAGGLVIATDHYAARAYADILQQITGEPVTVVLSDEKEASDRIEEFSKGTSRWMVAVRMVSEGVDVPRLAVGVYATSASTPLFFAQAIGRFVRARRRGETASVFLPNVPALMSLANALELERDHALDRVADENAEGDLWNPEDAMVADANREERASEALTEEFAFEALGSEANFDRVVFDGREFGSFAVPGTDEEHDFIGLPGILEPDQVHELLMQRQQRQARRASSRPADAEGHAPAPLHRTLKEQRQLLNSLVGLYSKNAGEPHGLIHAELRRVCGGPAVAQASVSQLQARIEYLRKRLGRH